A window of the Vespa velutina chromosome 7, iVesVel2.1, whole genome shotgun sequence genome harbors these coding sequences:
- the LOC124950523 gene encoding uncharacterized protein LOC124950523 isoform X3: protein MMRFIIFMCLLAVQFNHGLSGKSSDLLSHQRVPPFLLKTVMFISGNSLTLTVTERGVNKCVVETNNGRRYTYKPDYKFIDENNKLHSDISTCSLSIAKPFLNDTGYWKITQYYENKEFQIYDYYIYSEMVGTISPSETIIVYEGHYVTVKIANQLGDIIACNVTNSKKETFDVLSESKRNVEKYGRCGVRILINSEHHGKWHLYAIYKTNELVSAKFNLDVQNEDKVIKEQQNITLELRSPAKITLGNIKSTYCQLTDSHGVKLPLTIGKCEYDIAIVTPYYDGLWKARYGLRGRLIPVEVDIMITTYDPDAVITNVNVTKDEVNILCRVRKRTLQDCLQYCLFISPNGTTLEISPGVGSGKYQFYQGTNEEITCGMTIHQPEEYDYGLWRCEMAMKYLSGLDARYGSILYLDYNQSQDPTNYKFLLPRNINTFAENVMVKRNDSFTIKCSTNMVLNYCWLRSPIGTTYSIITDKEKKNALPPRTLFYEGLGFSQGECGAFINNAVNEHQGKWSCYMGIKNYSEVEATIWVTVTDSYVFAEKKEVTFNGRNNLNLSCHLLTNLSNSIDYCRWIRPDGRGIHDDTVNHRYAPEMYERRCELIILACILFQRAIVQRKYS, encoded by the exons TGAAAACGGTAATGTTTATAAGCGGAAACTCTCTGACATTAACAGTCACAGAAAGAGGTGTCAACAAATGTGTCGTCGAAACGAACAACGGACGAAGATATACTTACAAACctgattataaatttatcgatgaaaataacaaGCTACATAGTGACATTTCTACCTGTTCGCTTTCAATAGCCAAGCCTTTCCTGAACGATACTGGATACTGGAAAATCACGCagtattacgaaaataaagaatttcagATTTATGactattacatatattctGAAATG GTTGGTACAATCAGCCCTAGTGAAACTATAATTGTTTACGAAGGACATTACGTGACTGTAAAGATTGCAAATCAGCTTGGAGATATAATCGCCTGCAATGTGACAAACTCAAAG aaagagACATTCGACGTTTTATCCGAGAGCAAAAGAAACGTTGAAAAATACGGTCGTTGTGGTGTTcgaattttgataaattcgGAACACCACGGTAAATGGCATCTCTATGCGATTTACAAAACTAACGAGCTCGTATCTGCTAAATTCAATCTTGATGTACAAAATGAGGATAAAGTCATAAAAGAACAG CAAAATATAACGTTGGAATTGCGGTCACCAGCCAAGATAACTCTCGGCAACATTAAATCGACGTATTGTCAGCTGACAGATTCTCATGGCGTGAAATTGCCCTTGACGATCGGAAAATGTGAATATGACATTGCAATCGTCACTCCGTACTACGACGGACTTTGGAAGGCTCGTTATGGATTAAGGGGAAGACTCATTCCGGTCGAAGTCGACATCATGATTACAACTTACG ACCCAGACGCTGTTATTACTAACGTCAACGTCACTAAAGATGAAGTTAATATACTCTGTCGTGTACGCAAACGTACTCTACAGGATTGTCTTCAATATTGTCTCTTTATCAGCCCAAATGGTACAACGTTGGAGATTAGCCCAGGTGTCGGAAGTGGCAA ATACCAGTTTTATCAAGGAACAAATGAGGAAATAACTTGCGGTATGACGATTCATCAGCCAGAAGAATATGATTATGGTCTATGGAGATGCGAGATGGCAATGAAATATCTATCAGGATTAGATGCACGATATGGTTCTATCTTGTATCTTGACTACAATCAATCACAAGATCCAacgaattacaaatttttattgccAAGGAACATTAATACTTTTGCCGAAAATGTGATGGTTAAACGAAACGACAGTTTCACG ATCAAGTGTAGTACCAATATGGTCTTGAATTATTGTTGGCTCCGAAGTCCAATTGGAACAACATATTCTATCATCAcggacaaagaaaagaaaaatgctttACCGCCTAGAACGCTTTTTTACGAGGGCCTTGGTTTCTCGCAAGGTGAATGCGGTGCATTTATAAACAATGCCGTGAACGAGCATCAGGGCAAATGGAGTTGTTACATgggtattaaaaattatagcgAGGTAGAAGCCACCATATGGGTCACCGTTACAg ataGTTACGTGTTCgcggaaaaaaaggaagtgaCGTTTAATGGACGTAACAACTTGAATTTATCTTGTCACCTTCTTACCAATTTAAGTAATAGTATCGATTATTGTCGATGGATACGACCGGACGGACGTGGCATTCACGATGACACGGTGAATCATCGATACGCACCCGAGATGTACGAGAGACGTTGCGAACTAATTATTCTCG CGTGCATACTTTTCCAACGAGCAATTGTACAGCGCAAATATTCATGA